In Microbulbifer celer, a single window of DNA contains:
- a CDS encoding D-cysteine desulfhydrase family protein, with protein MSIRYPARVPMANLPTPLEPLDRITAAYSTPHGGPRIWVKRDDLTESAMSGNKLRKLEFIIAEARAQGCNTLITCGGEQSNHCRATALAAAKAGLQAHLILRGGREPRESAVPADGNLLVDYLAGATVSLVPLREYVGHLPALFQHWEQYYAEQGDRALSIPTGGSDGLGIWGYIRAAEELQEDFAHHGISPEYVICASGSGGTQAGLTLGGYLMGAAHLVRAYAVCDNRSYFEEKVARDVLDWNRRQAHPGSQSAVDPHKLSIDVCDEYIGPGYGIADQEVYEVISAAARLEGILLDPVYTGKAFNGMLQDIKNGGYSGCKDIVFVHTGGQFGVFPHRTQFVLDAG; from the coding sequence ATGTCAATCCGATATCCCGCACGGGTGCCAATGGCCAACCTCCCCACGCCGTTGGAACCTCTGGACCGCATAACGGCCGCGTATTCCACTCCCCATGGCGGGCCCCGTATCTGGGTAAAAAGGGACGACCTCACCGAAAGCGCCATGTCCGGCAATAAACTGCGCAAACTGGAGTTCATCATTGCAGAAGCTCGCGCGCAGGGGTGTAACACCCTGATTACCTGTGGAGGAGAGCAGTCCAATCACTGCCGGGCTACCGCCCTGGCCGCAGCGAAAGCCGGGTTACAGGCCCACCTGATCTTGCGCGGAGGGCGGGAGCCCCGCGAGTCCGCGGTACCCGCAGATGGCAATCTGTTAGTCGACTATCTCGCCGGCGCCACGGTTTCTCTTGTCCCTCTGAGAGAGTACGTGGGGCACCTGCCAGCATTGTTCCAACATTGGGAGCAGTACTATGCGGAGCAGGGGGATAGGGCACTCAGCATTCCTACCGGCGGTAGTGATGGCCTGGGAATCTGGGGATACATCCGGGCGGCGGAAGAGCTCCAGGAGGATTTTGCGCATCACGGGATTTCGCCGGAGTACGTGATCTGTGCCAGCGGAAGCGGGGGAACCCAGGCCGGGTTGACCCTGGGCGGATATCTGATGGGCGCTGCTCACCTGGTGCGCGCATACGCCGTCTGTGACAATCGTAGCTATTTCGAGGAAAAAGTGGCACGGGATGTGCTGGACTGGAATCGGCGTCAGGCGCACCCTGGTTCGCAAAGTGCCGTTGATCCGCATAAATTATCCATCGACGTGTGTGATGAGTATATCGGCCCTGGTTACGGAATTGCCGATCAGGAAGTGTACGAAGTGATCAGTGCTGCAGCGAGATTGGAAGGTATTTTATTGGACCCCGTTTATACCGGAAAAGCCTTTAACGGGATGTTGCAGGACATTAAAAATGGGGGTTATTCCGGCTGTAAAGATATCGTTTTCGTGCACACTGGTGGCCAGTTCGGGGTATTTCCACACCGGACGCAGTTTGTGCTGGATGCGGGTTAG
- the yajC gene encoding preprotein translocase subunit YajC, translating into MDFFIPAAMAQEAAPAAQGNPLITLLMFAGLFVFMWLFIIRPQRKRQKEHQELVTALKKGDEVVMTSGMLGKVEKVDDDYLILEVADNMKLKFQKVAVHAVLPKGTIKNI; encoded by the coding sequence ATGGATTTCTTTATTCCTGCCGCCATGGCGCAAGAGGCCGCTCCGGCAGCTCAGGGCAACCCCTTGATTACCCTGCTGATGTTTGCGGGCCTGTTTGTGTTTATGTGGCTGTTTATCATTCGTCCGCAGCGCAAACGCCAGAAAGAGCATCAGGAACTGGTCACCGCATTGAAAAAAGGTGATGAGGTTGTAATGACCAGCGGTATGCTGGGTAAAGTAGAGAAAGTCGATGATGACTACCTGATTCTGGAAGTGGCTGACAACATGAAACTGAAGTTCCAGAAAGTTGCAGTTCACGCTGTTCTGCCCAAGGGCACCATCAAGAACATCTGA